A genomic segment from Nitrospira sp. encodes:
- a CDS encoding alkyl hydroperoxide reductase/ Thiol specific antioxidant/ Mal allergen, whose protein sequence is MDRWSFFFMIGAAMMFGALAVVDAHGGDSLRIPSPLAVVERVPQVNEEAPNFLLKDSEGFNITLDQFRGKVVLLNFWATWCGPCKIEMPAMERLYRSFSRKEFEILAVSTDAQGAAVTRPFQQETGFTFPVLHDADFRVGLRYGARTLPMTFLIDRNGIIRNRIPGARDWNTPEGKRLVESLLQGS, encoded by the coding sequence ATGGACCGCTGGTCGTTCTTCTTCATGATCGGTGCCGCCATGATGTTCGGGGCGCTCGCCGTTGTCGATGCCCACGGAGGCGATTCCCTGCGGATACCCTCTCCGCTCGCCGTTGTCGAGCGAGTTCCTCAGGTCAACGAGGAAGCGCCGAACTTCCTGCTCAAAGACTCCGAGGGGTTCAACATCACGCTCGATCAGTTTCGTGGGAAGGTGGTCCTGCTGAATTTTTGGGCGACCTGGTGCGGCCCGTGCAAAATTGAGATGCCTGCAATGGAACGACTCTATCGGTCGTTCAGCCGTAAGGAGTTTGAGATCCTGGCCGTCTCGACCGATGCCCAAGGCGCGGCCGTCACCCGTCCGTTCCAGCAGGAGACCGGCTTTACCTTTCCCGTGCTCCATGACGCCGATTTTCGCGTTGGCCTCCGATATGGCGCACGTACACTTCCGATGACGTTTCTCATCGATCGCAACGGGATCATTCGCAACCGGATTCCCGGGGCTCGCGATTGGAATACGCCTGAGGGGAAACGACTGGTCGAATCGCTCTTGCAGGGGTCCTGA